One segment of Choloepus didactylus isolate mChoDid1 chromosome 15, mChoDid1.pri, whole genome shotgun sequence DNA contains the following:
- the NEUROG3 gene encoding neurogenin-3 gives MAPYPSGASAVQVTRETEQPFPGASDDEVTCAVCTPPSPTLVTPNCSETERGSCRGVARKLRARRGGRSRPKSELALSKQRRSRRKKANDRERNRMHNLNSALDALRGVLPTFPDDAKLTKIETLRFAHNYIWALTQTLRIADHSLHGLDPPALSCGDLGSPDGGSPGDWGSLYSPVSQEGSLSPAASLEERPGLPAPVSPASLHPVSLAFSGFL, from the coding sequence ATGGCGCCTTATCCTTCGGGTGCGTCCGCTGTCCAAGTGACCCGTGAGACTGAGCAGCCATTCCCGGGCGCTTCTGACGACGAAGTGACCTGCGCCGTGTGCACCCCGCCCAGCCCCACTCTCGTGACGCCGAACTGCTCCGAGACCGAAAGGGGCAGCTGCCGAGGAGTCGCGAGGAAGCTCCGGGCGCGGCGTGGGGGCCGCAGCCGGCCCAAGAGCGAGTTAGCGCTGAGCAAGCAGCGACGGAGCCGGCGCAAGAAGGCCAACGACCGCGAACGCAATCGGATGCACAACCTCAACTCCGCGCTGGACGCGCTGCGCGGCGTCCTGCCAACCTTCCCAGATGACGCGAAGCTCACCAAGATCGAGACTCTGCGCTTCGCGCACAACTACATCTGGGCGCTGACGCAGACGCTGCGCATAGCGGACCACAGCCTCCACGGGTTGGACCCGCCGGCGCTGTCGTGCGGGGACCTTGGCAGCCCGGACGGCGGCTCCCCCGGGGACTGGGGTTCCCTCTACTCCCCGGTCTCCCAGGAGGGCAGCTTGAGCCCCGCAGCCTCGCTGGAGGAGAGGCCGGGGCTGCCGGCACCCGTTTCTCCCGCCTCCCTGCACCCGGTCTCCCTGGCCTTCTCAGGTTTTCTGTGA